The following are encoded together in the Ovis aries strain OAR_USU_Benz2616 breed Rambouillet chromosome 15, ARS-UI_Ramb_v3.0, whole genome shotgun sequence genome:
- the LOC101103669 gene encoding LOW QUALITY PROTEIN: olfactory receptor 51I1 (The sequence of the model RefSeq protein was modified relative to this genomic sequence to represent the inferred CDS: substituted 1 base at 1 genomic stop codon), producing the protein MLGLNGTPFQPATLQLTGIPGMQTGQAWVALVFCTLYLLSIIGNLTILVLVIREPALHQPMYYFLSMLSLNDLGVSFSTLPTVLATFCFNDRHVDFDACLAQMFFIHTFSFMESGILLAMSFDRFVAICDPLRYAAVLTNNRILAMGLGILAKSFTTLFPFPFLVKXLPFCKGNVLHHSYCLHPDLMKVACGDIHVNDIYGLFVVIFTYGIDSTFILLSYTLILRAVLAIASREQRFKALNTCMSHVCAVLAFYVPIITVSMIHRFWKSAPLVVHVMMSNVYLFIPPMLNPIIYSVKTKEIRRGIRQVFCKSWA; encoded by the coding sequence ATGTTGGGCCTCAACGGCACCCCCTTCCAGCCAGCCACACTCCAGCTAACAGGCATCCCTGGGATGCAGACAGGTCAAGCCTGGGTTGCTCTGGTTTTCTGCACCCTCTACCTGCTTTCCATCATAGGCAACCTCACCATCCTTGTTTTGGTGATTCGAGAGCCTGCTCTACACCAGCCCATGTACTACTTCCTCTCTATGCTCTCCCTTAATGATCTGGGAGTGTCCTTTTCTACACTTCCCACCGTGCTCGCTACCTTCTGCTTCAACGATCGTCATGTTGACTTTGATGCCTGCTTGGCTCAGATGTTCTTCATTCATACTTTCTCTTTCATGGAATCAGGCATACTGCTGGCCATGAGCTTTGATCGTTTTGTGGCTATTTGTGACCCACTACGCTATGCAGCTGTGCTCACCAACAACCGCATCTTGGCTATGGGCCTAGGCATCCTTGCCAAAAGTTTCACcactctctttcctttcccctttctggTGAAATGACTGCCCTTCTGCAAAGGCAATGTTTTACATCACTCATACTGCCTCCATCCAGATCTCATGAAAGTGGCATGTGGAGATATCCATGTTAATGACATCTATGGGCTCTTTGTGGTTATTTTTACCTATGGCATAGACTCAACTTTTATCCTGCTTTCGTATACATTGATCCTGAGAGCCGTGCTGGCAATTGCATCCCGGGAGCAGCGGTTCAAAGCTCTCAACACCTGCATGTCCCACGTCTGTGCAGTACTGGCTTTTTATGTGCCTATAATCACTGTCTCCATGATCCACCGCTTCTGGAAAAGTGCCCCACTTGTTGTTCATGTCATGATGTCCAATGTCTACCTGTTTATACCCCCCATGCTCAACCCCATCATCTACAGTGTGAAGACAAAGGAGATACGCAGAGGGATCCGTCAAGTCTTCTGTAAGTCTTGGGCCTGA
- the LOC101122723 gene encoding olfactory receptor 51Q1, protein MSLWQQHADGILMWNTQMLVLPSSSLANTTKNPFYFILTGIPGFEAHHIWISIPFCCLYTISIMGNTTILTVICTEPSLVQPMYLFLSMLALTDLGLTLSTLPTVMQLLWFNNQIISFEGCFAQLFFLHTFSFMESSVLLAMSFDRYVAICRPLHYATTLTNSVVGRMGLAILCRCVLAVLPSLFLLMRLPFCRSHLLSHSYCLHQDMIRLVCADIQVNSWYAFAVVLLIIVMDPLLIVLSYTLILKSILCTASWTERLRALNNCLSHMLAVLVLYVPMVGVSMTHRFAKHAPPLVHVIVANIYLLAPPVMNPIIYSVKTKQIRLGIFRLISQRSMHLR, encoded by the coding sequence ATGTCTCTATGGCAGCAACACGCTGATGGAATTCTTATGTGGAACACACAGATGCTGGTTTTGCCTTCATCAAGCCTGGCTAACACCACCAAAAACCCCTTCTACTTCATCCTCACGGGCATCCCTGGATTTGAGGCCCACCACATCTGGATCTCCATCCCTTTCTGCTGTCTCTACACCATCTCCATCATGGGAAATACCACCATTCTCACTGTCATCTGCACAGAGCCATCCCTCGTCCAGCCCATGTACCTGTTCCTCTCCATGCTGGCCCTCACTGACCTGGGTCTCACCCTCAGCACCCTGCCCACAGTCATGCAGCTCCTCTGGTTTAACAATCAGATCATCAGTTTTGAGGGCTGTTTTGCCCAGTTGTTCTTCCTCCATACGTTCTCTTTTATGGAATCTTCAGTCCTACTGGCCATGTCCtttgaccgctatgtggccatctgccgCCCCCTTCATTATGCCACCACCCTCACCAACAGTGTCGTTGGCAGGATGGGGTTAGCCATCCTTTGCCGCTGTGTTCTGGCTGttcttccctcccttttcctaCTCATGCGCCTGCCCTTCTGCCGCTCCCACCTTCTCTCTCATTCCTACTGCCTCCACCAGGATATGATTCGCCTGGTCTGTGCTGACATCCAAGTCAACAGCTGGTATGCCTTTGCTGTGGTTTTGCTCATTATTGTGATGGACCCTCTGCTCATCGTGCTCTCCTACACACTCATCCTGAAAAGTATCTTGTGCACAGCCTCATGGACTGAGCGACTGCGGGCCCTCAATAACTGTCTGTCCCATATGCTGGCTGTTCTGGTCCTCTATGTGCCCATGGTTGGGGTATCTATGACCCATCGATTTGCCAAGCACGCCCCTCCTCTAGTTCATGTTATTGTGGCCAATATTTACCTGTTGGCACCTCCAGTGATGAACCCCATCATTTACAGTGTAAAGACTAAGCAGATCCGCCTGGGAATTTTTCGCCTCATTTCTCAAAGAAGCATGCATTTAAGGTGA